The following are encoded together in the Babesia microti strain RI chromosome II, complete genome genome:
- a CDS encoding RNA polymerase III transcription factor (TF)IIIC subunit (overlaps_old_locusTagID:BBM_II01460) has protein sequence MQFICIEIPGRISTVDGSKRVYGLLGGDAAIFDVITNLKINKYDKCVTGDNNEIKLPVPLILPLSQNDNSVILTASFRSSVSLVVEERRRKSGKVNYEVLGPICDNFTFDKLADFAFLNPVPVVHGKLATPKIIDPNYSDILFITADKYVKPPLFVKPPHTINNILSYRSTNKSNKERLDDAANDDFICDKGMNPVAKYSLQNVPNSPLSAAMKLDPDTELLQIVLALFDRRPIWIRQAIQEFIPVKYSNWKKKMAFSRACYLFSDGPWRGALVKLGYDPRTNSDSSIYQTIDFRDPYYRTIKYKTELNRSKKEITERHPNDETMKRIYGKFACDVIVPNLELHFLLPPNRPSQLYQLCDISDAKVQLLMTTKSNYSSKCSRASGWFHPSVLVQVRQIMNVKSKLMRQTDNR, from the exons ATGCAGTTTATTTGCATAGAGATTCCTGGTAGAATCAGCACTGT GGACGGTTCTAAGCGCGTTTACGGGCTGTTAGGTGGAGACGCAGCAATTTTTGACGTAATAACAAATctcaaaattaacaaatacGATAAATGTGTAACTGGagataataatgaaataaaat tgcCTGTTCCACTAATCCTTCCACTCTCACAGAATGATAATTCTGTAATTTTGACGGCATCCTTTCGTTCTAGTGTATCATTGGTGGTGGAGGAGAGAAGGAGGAAGTCTGGTAAGGTAAATTATGAGGTTTTGGGGCcaatttgtgataattttacctTTGATAAACTGGCTGATTTTGCGTTTCTTAACCCAGTGCCTGTTGTACACGGAAAATTAGCAACACCTAAAATAATCGACCCAAACTATTCagacatattatttatcacAGCCGACAAATACGTAAAACCTCCTTTATTTGTCAAACCTCCACAtacaattaacaatattctTAGTTACAGGAGcacaaataaatcaaataagGAAAGACTGGATGATGCAGCgaatgatgattttatttgtGACAAGGGGATGAATCCAGTGGCAAAGTATTCACTGCAAAATGTACCAAATTCACCACTTTCTGCGGCCATGAAGTTGGATCCAGACACCGAGcttttacaaattgttttagCTCTTTTTGACCGTCGGCCTATTTGGATACGCCAGGCAATACAGGAATTTATACCCGTCAAATATTCCAACTGGAAAAAAAAGATGGCCTTTTCGCGCGCTTGCTACTTATTCTCAG ACGGCCCTTGGAGGGGGGCTCTAGTTAAATTGGGTTACGATCCTAGGACCAATAGTGATAGTTCTATATACCAAACCATTGATTTTCGTGATCCCTACTATCGCACAATAAAGTACAAGACGGAATTGAACCGCTCCAAAAAGGAAATTACAGAGAGACACCCTAACGACGAAACGATGAAACGCATCTACGGAAAGTTTGCATGCGATGTGATCGTACCAAATCTGGAACTCCACTTTTTACTTCCACCTAACAGGCCCTCCCAATTGTATCAGTTGTGCGATATTAGCGACGCCAAGGTACAGCTCCTTATGACGACCAAGTCAAACTATTCATCCAAGTGCTCGCGGGCCAGCG GCTGGTTCCATCCTAGCGTTCTTGTGCAGGTCCGACAGATTATGAACGTAAAAAGCAAGCTCATGAGGCAGACTGATAACAGATGA